A genomic window from Methanobacterium sp. BRmetb2 includes:
- a CDS encoding nitroreductase yields the protein MNQVLETIKNRRSVRQYSTEQIKDEELEKILESAIYAPTGHFDQPWHFTIVQDIDLINEISEGAKAVMRTMDIEWIAQMGASKELNIFHRAPTAIIVSAKKDAVTPMVDCAAAVENMLLAAESMDIGSCWIGFAKFFFLKPENMEKFQIPKGNEVHFGVSLGYKVRKNPEALERNRDVFTYFK from the coding sequence ATGAACCAAGTATTAGAAACAATAAAAAATAGAAGAAGCGTACGTCAATATAGTACGGAACAAATAAAAGATGAAGAACTTGAAAAAATCCTTGAATCAGCTATATATGCTCCTACAGGTCATTTTGATCAGCCATGGCATTTTACCATTGTTCAAGATATTGATTTGATAAACGAGATCAGTGAAGGAGCTAAAGCCGTCATGAGAACAATGGATATTGAATGGATAGCTCAAATGGGGGCTTCTAAAGAACTGAACATTTTTCACAGGGCACCTACTGCCATAATAGTATCTGCAAAAAAAGACGCAGTAACTCCTATGGTGGATTGTGCTGCCGCAGTAGAGAACATGCTTCTTGCCGCAGAAAGCATGGATATCGGGTCATGCTGGATCGGGTTTGCCAAATTCTTCTTTTTAAAACCAGAAAATATGGAAAAATTCCAGATTCCGAAGGGAAACGAGGTCCATTTCGGAGTGTCCTTAGGATACAAAGTGAGAAAAAATCCAGAAGCCTTAGAGAGGAATAGAGACGTATTCACTTACTTTAAATAA
- a CDS encoding AraC family transcriptional regulator, which translates to MEIKEKRIEAAKVAYIPYTGSYQKIPEHIQEVGQLVMEKELEMTGMVYGTYFNSPEDVPEEQLQYEIGFSVNEDFQQVDKLGFKEIPEHTVIAAMHQGAYTEVGPVIHAVVDYAVKNGYDIIGPITEVYLNDPSQVPESELLTEVRIPVIKI; encoded by the coding sequence ATGGAGATAAAGGAGAAACGAATTGAAGCAGCAAAAGTAGCATATATCCCCTATACTGGAAGTTACCAGAAAATCCCAGAGCATATACAGGAAGTAGGTCAACTGGTGATGGAAAAAGAATTAGAAATGACTGGCATGGTCTATGGAACCTATTTCAACAGCCCCGAAGATGTTCCGGAGGAACAACTCCAATATGAAATTGGTTTTTCAGTAAACGAAGATTTTCAACAGGTGGACAAATTAGGCTTTAAAGAGATACCAGAACATACAGTAATTGCAGCCATGCACCAGGGAGCTTATACTGAGGTAGGACCAGTAATTCACGCTGTAGTTGATTATGCTGTTAAAAATGGTTATGATATTATAGGACCCATCACAGAAGTGTATCTAAACGACCCCAGTCAAGTGCCAGAAAGTGAATTGCTCACTGAAGTTAGAATACCAGTGATAAAAATATAA